From Candidatus Nitricoxidivorans perseverans, the proteins below share one genomic window:
- the amrS gene encoding AmmeMemoRadiSam system radical SAM enzyme, which produces MERTGEELSGTPAKWWHVLPDGRIQCDVCPRDCKLKDGQRGACFVRARKGGEMILTTYGRSSGFCVDPIEKKPLYHFFPGSSVLSFGTAGCNLACKFCQNWDISKSREMDTLMDNATPEAIARAAAQYGSKSVAFTYNDPVVFAEYAMDTADACHALGIQAVAVTAGYMHLPAAKEFYAKMDAANIDLKGFTDDFYFKLCVGHLKPVLDILAYVRHETNCWLEITTLLIPGHNDSDKEIKELSDWCVKELGPDVPLHFSAFHPDYRMENVPATPPETLRRARKIALDAGLRYVYVGNVHDPEGDTTFCPACGKPVIARDWYEILRYDLDDTGHCKHCHASIAGRFGKFENPFGARRIPVRLARNENF; this is translated from the coding sequence ATGGAAAGAACCGGAGAAGAACTGAGCGGTACGCCCGCGAAGTGGTGGCACGTCCTGCCCGACGGCCGCATCCAGTGCGATGTCTGCCCGCGCGACTGCAAGCTCAAGGACGGCCAGCGCGGCGCCTGCTTCGTGCGCGCCCGCAAGGGCGGCGAGATGATCCTCACGACGTATGGCCGCAGTTCCGGCTTCTGCGTCGACCCCATCGAGAAGAAACCGCTCTACCACTTCTTCCCCGGTTCTTCCGTGCTCTCCTTCGGCACGGCCGGCTGCAACCTGGCCTGCAAGTTCTGCCAGAACTGGGACATCTCGAAGTCGCGCGAGATGGACACGTTGATGGACAACGCCACGCCGGAAGCCATCGCCCGCGCCGCCGCGCAATACGGCTCGAAAAGCGTCGCCTTCACCTACAACGACCCGGTGGTCTTCGCCGAGTACGCCATGGACACGGCCGACGCCTGCCATGCGCTGGGCATCCAGGCGGTCGCGGTGACGGCGGGCTACATGCACTTGCCGGCGGCGAAGGAGTTCTACGCGAAAATGGACGCGGCCAACATCGACCTCAAGGGCTTCACCGACGACTTCTACTTCAAGCTCTGCGTCGGCCACCTGAAACCCGTGCTCGACATCCTGGCCTACGTCCGGCACGAAACGAACTGCTGGCTGGAGATCACGACGCTCCTGATCCCCGGCCACAACGATTCCGACAAGGAGATCAAGGAACTCTCCGACTGGTGCGTGAAGGAACTGGGGCCGGACGTGCCGCTGCATTTCTCCGCCTTCCATCCGGACTACCGGATGGAAAACGTGCCGGCCACGCCTCCGGAGACCCTGCGCCGGGCCAGGAAAATCGCCCTGGACGCCGGCCTGCGCTACGTCTACGTGGGCAACGTCCACGATCCGGAGGGCGACACCACCTTCTGCCCGGCGTGCGGAAAGCCCGTGATCGCGCGCGACTGGTACGAGATCCTGCGCTACGACCTCGATGACACCGGCCACTGCAAGCACTGCCACGCGTCCATCGCCGGCCGTTTCGGAAAGTTCGAGAACCCCTTCGGGGCGCGGCGCATTCCCGTGCGCCTGGCGAGAAATGAGAATTTTTAG
- the amrA gene encoding AmmeMemoRadiSam system protein A — protein MDALGEALLVRARNAIETELRLPPRPEPDHPSLARRGATFVTLTQGGQLRGCIGSLEAWRPLVDDVRANACAAAFRDPRFPPLAAAELPRTRVGVSLLAPAEPIEFADEEDAARRLRPGIDGVILEWRGLRGTFLPQVWESLPQPHLFLAHLKQKAGLPDDFWAPDVKLFRYEVQKWKEPEKN, from the coding sequence ATGGACGCTCTCGGCGAAGCCCTGCTGGTCCGCGCGCGCAACGCCATCGAAACGGAGCTCCGGCTGCCGCCGCGGCCGGAGCCCGACCATCCGTCGCTCGCCAGGCGCGGCGCCACTTTCGTCACGCTGACGCAGGGCGGACAGTTACGCGGGTGCATCGGTTCGCTGGAAGCCTGGCGACCGCTCGTCGATGACGTGCGCGCCAACGCCTGCGCCGCCGCCTTCCGCGATCCGCGCTTTCCGCCGCTCGCCGCCGCCGAATTGCCGCGCACTCGCGTCGGGGTGTCGCTGTTGGCGCCCGCCGAGCCCATCGAGTTCGCCGACGAGGAGGACGCCGCGCGCCGGTTGCGCCCCGGCATCGACGGCGTGATCCTCGAATGGCGCGGACTGCGCGGCACCTTCCTGCCCCAGGTATGGGAAAGCCTGCCGCAACCGCATCTTTTTCTGGCCCATCTGAAGCAGAAGGCCGGCCTGCCCGACGATTTCTGGGCGCCGGACGTGAAACTGTTCCGCTACGAGGTGCAGAAATGGAAAGAACCGGAGAAGAACTGA
- the amrB gene encoding AmmeMemoRadiSam system protein B has protein sequence MEDVHIRPPAVAGAFYPGDARELAGNVAAMIEDAAVAPVTPKALIVPHAGYIYSGPVAASAYALLAPLRGRIRRVILLGPAHRVPVRGLAAPVATSFRTPLGLVPLDRAAIESALRLPQVGVGEVAHAWEHSLEVQLPFLQAALGDFNLVPFVVGAASNDEVAEVLNLLWGGPETLIVISSDLSHYHPYAEARQIDRSTVDDILHLRTLADHEQACGATPVNGLIEIARKKGLRPHLLDLRNSGDTAGDRSRVVGYCAVAFEES, from the coding sequence ATGGAAGACGTCCATATCCGTCCCCCCGCCGTCGCCGGCGCGTTCTATCCGGGCGATGCCCGCGAGCTGGCCGGCAATGTCGCCGCGATGATCGAAGACGCCGCCGTCGCTCCGGTCACGCCCAAGGCACTGATCGTGCCCCATGCCGGCTACATCTACTCCGGCCCCGTGGCCGCCAGCGCCTATGCGCTGCTGGCACCCCTGCGCGGGCGCATCCGCCGCGTCATCCTGCTCGGCCCGGCCCACCGCGTGCCGGTACGCGGCCTGGCGGCGCCGGTGGCGACCTCGTTCCGGACGCCGCTGGGCCTGGTGCCGCTCGACCGCGCCGCCATCGAATCGGCGCTGCGCCTGCCCCAGGTCGGCGTCGGCGAGGTCGCGCACGCATGGGAGCATTCGCTGGAAGTCCAGCTGCCCTTCCTTCAGGCGGCGCTCGGCGATTTCAACCTCGTGCCCTTCGTCGTCGGCGCGGCTTCCAACGATGAAGTGGCCGAGGTGCTGAACCTGCTGTGGGGCGGCCCGGAAACCCTGATCGTCATCAGCTCGGACCTCTCCCATTACCATCCCTATGCCGAAGCACGGCAGATCGACCGGAGCACCGTCGACGACATCCTGCACCTGCGGACCCTGGCCGATCACGAGCAGGCCTGCGGCGCCACGCCCGTCAATGGCCTCATCGAGATCGCGCGCAAGAAGGGGCTCAGGCCGCACCTGCTCGACCTGCGCAATTCCGGCGACACGGCGGGCGACCGCTCGCGCGTGGTCGGCTACTGCGCCGTCGCCTTCGAGGAATCGTGA
- a CDS encoding MgtC/SapB family protein — protein sequence MDFLGQTPPEHIETFATSLAIGLLIGLERERQPDTKAGLRTFALVALLGTLSGLIATATGAGWILAAGLLAVGATMIAALAVDPLDSGDPGTTSVIAMMVCYGLGAVVWFGHGTLAVMLAIATTLLLYFKTELHGWSRNLTRKDLISILQFAVLSFVILPILPNRDFGPFDALNPHQIWLMVVLISGVSLAGYAALRFVGVRHGAPVIGFFGGLVSSTATTMVFARHARGEEGFIRTATVVILLANLVVMLRLCLVAAIVAPGLLPTLAMVLGGGLILGLAVTAWSWRSLGAHGELPMPEVRNPTEIRTALSFGLLYAAVLFLAALLEDAAGSKGLYLVALASGLTDVDAITLSSLRLHNLEKLAAQQAVFSVALATLSNLAFKSGLVIAIGGGPLARRALPGLLAIAAGIAAGMFFVA from the coding sequence ATGGATTTTCTCGGCCAGACGCCCCCGGAGCATATCGAAACCTTCGCGACCAGCCTGGCGATCGGCCTGCTGATCGGCTTGGAGCGCGAGCGGCAGCCGGATACGAAAGCCGGATTGCGCACTTTCGCTCTCGTCGCCCTGCTCGGTACGCTCTCCGGCCTGATCGCCACCGCGACGGGGGCGGGTTGGATCCTGGCGGCCGGGTTGCTGGCGGTAGGCGCGACGATGATCGCCGCCCTCGCCGTCGATCCCCTGGACAGCGGCGACCCCGGCACCACCTCGGTGATCGCCATGATGGTCTGCTACGGCCTGGGCGCGGTCGTCTGGTTCGGCCACGGCACGCTGGCCGTGATGCTGGCCATCGCCACCACCCTCCTGCTCTATTTCAAGACCGAACTGCACGGCTGGAGCCGGAACCTGACCCGCAAGGATCTGATCTCCATCCTCCAGTTCGCCGTCCTCTCCTTCGTCATTCTGCCCATCCTCCCGAACCGCGACTTCGGCCCCTTCGACGCCCTCAACCCCCACCAGATATGGCTCATGGTCGTGCTGATCTCCGGCGTGTCGCTCGCCGGCTATGCGGCGCTGCGCTTCGTCGGCGTCCGGCACGGCGCGCCGGTCATCGGATTCTTCGGCGGCCTGGTGTCCTCGACGGCGACGACCATGGTATTCGCACGCCATGCCCGCGGGGAGGAGGGCTTCATCCGCACCGCCACCGTCGTCATCCTGCTCGCCAATCTCGTGGTGATGCTGCGCCTGTGTCTTGTGGCGGCCATTGTCGCCCCCGGCCTGCTTCCCACGCTTGCCATGGTGCTCGGCGGCGGGCTCATCCTCGGCCTCGCGGTCACGGCGTGGAGCTGGCGCAGCCTGGGCGCGCACGGCGAGCTGCCGATGCCGGAAGTCCGCAATCCGACCGAGATCCGCACGGCCCTGTCCTTCGGGCTGCTCTACGCAGCCGTTTTGTTCCTCGCCGCCCTGCTCGAGGATGCGGCCGGCAGCAAGGGACTCTATCTTGTCGCGCTCGCATCGGGCCTGACGGACGTCGACGCCATCACGCTCTCCAGCCTGCGGCTCCACAACCTGGAGAAGCTGGCGGCGCAGCAGGCGGTGTTCTCGGTGGCGCTGGCGACGCTGTCCAACCTGGCCTTCAAGAGCGGCCTGGTCATCGCCATCGGCGGCGGCCCACTGGCGCGCCGCGCCCTGCCCGGCTTGCTGGCGATCGCCGCCGGCATCGCCGCCGGCATGTTCTTCGTCGCCTGA
- the ispD gene encoding 2-C-methyl-D-erythritol 4-phosphate cytidylyltransferase → MACFALVPAAGGGSRMGASTPKQYLPLAGRPMIRHALATLSAVPAIARVFVVLSPDDAEWDRHDWRDLPKLAVLRCGGATRADSVAGGLRAIAGTVAADDWVLVHDAARACLTMDHVETLIREVADDPVGGILAVPVADTLKRAAESGHVPRIAATVPREGLWQAQTPQMFRHGVLLEALEFAPSVTDEASAVEALGLSPKLVASDAANLKITWPADLRLAEGILQQRKASA, encoded by the coding sequence ATGGCCTGTTTTGCCCTCGTACCCGCCGCCGGCGGCGGCAGCCGCATGGGAGCGTCCACACCCAAGCAGTATCTGCCGCTGGCCGGCCGCCCGATGATCCGCCATGCCTTGGCGACCCTGTCCGCCGTGCCGGCCATTGCGCGCGTCTTCGTGGTGCTCTCGCCCGACGACGCCGAATGGGACCGCCACGACTGGCGCGATCTCCCCAAGCTCGCCGTCCTGCGCTGCGGTGGCGCGACGCGCGCCGACAGCGTCGCGGGCGGCCTGCGCGCCATCGCGGGCACGGTGGCCGCGGACGACTGGGTGCTGGTGCATGACGCCGCCCGCGCCTGCCTGACGATGGATCACGTCGAGACCCTGATCCGCGAGGTGGCGGATGACCCGGTGGGCGGCATCCTCGCCGTGCCGGTGGCCGACACGCTGAAGCGGGCCGCCGAATCCGGCCATGTTCCACGCATTGCCGCGACCGTGCCGCGCGAGGGCCTGTGGCAGGCCCAGACGCCGCAGATGTTCCGTCACGGCGTGCTGCTCGAAGCGCTGGAATTCGCCCCCTCGGTCACCGACGAGGCGAGTGCCGTCGAGGCGCTCGGCCTCTCGCCGAAGCTGGTGGCGTCCGACGCCGCCAACCTGAAAATCACCTGGCCCGCCGATCTGCGGTTGGCCGAGGGCATCCTCCAACAGAGAAAGGCAAGCGCATGA
- the ispF gene encoding 2-C-methyl-D-erythritol 2,4-cyclodiphosphate synthase, with the protein MSIDFRIGQGVDVHPLVQGRKLILGGVEIPFERGLHGHSDADALLHAITDAILGAAGLGDIGRMFPDTDERWKGVDSRLLLRGAMAQVHAAGWRVCNVDATVIAQAPRIAPYAAQMQENIAADLEVVAACVNIKGKTTEKLGFCGRGEGIAAQAVALLVRA; encoded by the coding sequence ATGAGCATCGACTTCCGCATCGGCCAGGGGGTCGATGTGCATCCCCTGGTGCAGGGCCGCAAACTCATCCTCGGCGGCGTCGAGATCCCCTTCGAGCGCGGCCTGCACGGTCATTCAGACGCGGACGCGCTGCTGCACGCGATCACCGACGCCATCCTCGGCGCGGCGGGCCTTGGCGACATCGGCCGGATGTTTCCCGACACGGACGAACGCTGGAAGGGTGTCGACAGCCGGCTGCTGCTGCGCGGCGCGATGGCGCAGGTGCATGCCGCCGGCTGGCGCGTCTGCAACGTCGATGCGACCGTCATCGCCCAGGCGCCGCGCATCGCGCCCTACGCGGCGCAGATGCAGGAGAACATCGCCGCCGATCTGGAAGTGGTCGCCGCCTGCGTGAACATCAAGGGCAAGACCACCGAAAAGCTCGGCTTCTGCGGGCGCGGCGAAGGCATCGCCGCGCAGGCGGTGGCGCTGCTGGTCCGTGCCTGA
- the thpR gene encoding RNA 2',3'-cyclic phosphodiesterase, producing MPEGLHRVFFAVWPDAPAARAFHDAAQEARQACGGRRMRRETLHLTLAFLGDVPAQRIDAARRAADGIAAASFPLTIDRLGFWPRNRILWAGGDAPALTALADALGERLRAAGFRLEDRPFAAHVTLLRDADCASAPPLARTVEWKVPEFVLAESKRSAEGAGYEIIGRWPLTPES from the coding sequence GTGCCTGAGGGACTCCACCGGGTATTTTTCGCCGTCTGGCCGGACGCGCCGGCGGCAAGGGCGTTCCACGACGCCGCACAAGAAGCCCGGCAGGCCTGCGGCGGCCGGCGTATGCGGCGCGAGACCCTGCACCTGACGCTGGCCTTTCTCGGCGACGTTCCCGCGCAGCGCATCGACGCGGCCCGCCGGGCGGCCGACGGCATCGCCGCCGCCTCCTTCCCATTGACTATCGATCGCCTCGGTTTTTGGCCGAGGAACCGCATCCTCTGGGCCGGCGGAGATGCGCCGGCGCTGACTGCGCTCGCCGATGCGCTCGGCGAGCGCCTGCGCGCCGCCGGCTTCCGGCTGGAGGACCGCCCCTTCGCCGCCCACGTCACCCTGCTGCGGGACGCCGATTGCGCGTCCGCGCCGCCGCTGGCGCGGACGGTCGAATGGAAAGTACCGGAATTCGTGCTCGCGGAATCAAAGCGCTCGGCCGAGGGCGCCGGCTACGAGATCATCGGCCGCTGGCCGCTCACCCCGGAATCGTGA
- a CDS encoding ATP-binding protein — translation MSLVPRTLLWRTFLLIAALMLLSVLAWFSIFRNYEREPRARQISQLIVSVVNLTRTALVTARPEARRQLLAELSDREGIRIHPAEPGDRIASLPDHALLQSVAALVRERLGKETRFTLEREGGHALYVSFRIEGDEYWIALPREHIERRFPLQWLGWGIAALLLSLAGAWLIVFRVTHPLKALERAAAEIGRGGRPEPLAAEGPEEIATLSTAFNRMSADLARLDEDRALILAGISHDLRTPLTRLRMEIEMTGATDAAREAMAADVEEMDETIGQFLDFARADGGEAPQPTDLAALIGELAEQVRRRGAAVETKLAALPARTLPAQALRRAVANLVDNALRHAGGPVEIALSDNGDVVIEVRDRGPGIPSAEAERLKLPFTRLETARTGATGAGLGLAIVERIARSLGGRLDLLPREGGGLTARITIPG, via the coding sequence ATGAGCCTCGTCCCTCGTACCCTGCTCTGGCGCACCTTCCTGCTGATCGCGGCGCTGATGCTGCTGTCGGTGCTGGCCTGGTTCTCCATCTTCAGAAACTACGAGCGCGAGCCGCGTGCGCGACAGATATCGCAACTGATCGTCAGCGTCGTAAACCTGACCCGCACGGCGCTCGTCACCGCCCGCCCCGAGGCCCGCCGGCAACTGCTCGCCGAGCTGTCGGACCGCGAGGGCATTCGCATCCATCCCGCCGAGCCCGGCGACCGCATCGCTTCCCTGCCCGACCACGCCCTTCTGCAGAGCGTAGCCGCGCTCGTGCGGGAGCGGCTGGGCAAGGAGACGCGCTTCACGCTGGAGCGCGAAGGCGGGCACGCCCTGTACGTCAGCTTCCGCATCGAGGGAGACGAATACTGGATCGCCCTGCCGCGCGAACACATCGAGCGCCGCTTTCCGCTCCAGTGGCTGGGCTGGGGCATCGCCGCCCTGCTGCTCTCGCTGGCGGGCGCGTGGTTGATCGTCTTCCGGGTCACGCACCCGCTCAAGGCGCTGGAGCGGGCCGCCGCCGAAATCGGGCGCGGCGGCCGGCCGGAGCCGCTGGCGGCCGAGGGGCCGGAGGAGATCGCCACCCTGTCCACCGCCTTCAACCGGATGAGCGCGGACCTCGCACGGCTCGACGAGGACCGCGCGCTGATCCTGGCCGGCATCTCCCACGACCTGAGAACGCCGCTCACCCGGCTGCGCATGGAAATCGAGATGACCGGCGCCACGGATGCCGCGCGCGAGGCCATGGCGGCCGACGTCGAGGAGATGGACGAGACCATCGGCCAGTTCCTCGACTTCGCGCGCGCCGACGGCGGCGAGGCGCCGCAGCCGACCGACCTCGCCGCGCTGATCGGCGAGCTTGCCGAGCAGGTCCGACGGCGCGGCGCGGCCGTCGAAACGAAACTCGCCGCCCTGCCGGCGCGGACATTGCCCGCCCAGGCGCTGCGCCGCGCCGTCGCCAACCTCGTCGACAACGCCCTGCGCCACGCGGGGGGCCCCGTGGAAATCGCGCTTTCCGACAATGGCGATGTCGTCATCGAAGTGAGGGATCGCGGCCCCGGCATCCCGTCGGCGGAAGCCGAGCGCCTCAAGCTGCCCTTCACGCGGCTGGAAACCGCCCGCACGGGCGCCACCGGCGCCGGACTGGGGCTCGCCATCGTCGAGCGCATCGCCCGCAGCCTCGGCGGACGCCTCGACCTCCTCCCCCGCGAAGGCGGCGGCCTCACGGCCCGGATCACGATTCCGGGGTGA
- the ompR gene encoding two-component system response regulator OmpR, which translates to MSGSKPKILVVDDDLRLRQLLERYLAGQGFAVKAVENAAAMDRALDRELHDLVVLDLMMPGEDGLSVCRRLRGQGKDGNDVPIIMLTARGDDVDRIVGLELGADDYLPKPFNPRELVARIHAVLRRRGALPPPGAPAAVDETVSFGVVTVNLATRELTRDGATTLLTTGEFALLKVLVDHARHPMSRDKLMELARGREYDVFDRSIDVQISRLRKLVEDDPAKPRYIQTVWGFGYVFVPDGKKHA; encoded by the coding sequence ATGAGCGGAAGCAAACCGAAAATCCTCGTCGTCGACGACGACCTGCGCCTGCGCCAGCTGCTGGAACGCTACCTTGCCGGGCAGGGCTTCGCCGTGAAGGCGGTGGAGAACGCCGCCGCGATGGACAGGGCCCTCGATCGGGAACTCCATGACCTCGTCGTGCTCGACCTGATGATGCCCGGCGAGGACGGCCTGTCCGTCTGCCGGCGGCTGCGCGGCCAAGGCAAGGATGGGAACGACGTGCCCATCATCATGCTTACGGCACGGGGCGACGACGTGGATCGCATCGTCGGCCTCGAACTGGGCGCCGACGACTACCTCCCAAAACCCTTCAATCCCCGTGAGCTGGTCGCCCGTATCCACGCCGTGCTGCGCAGGCGGGGCGCCTTGCCGCCGCCCGGCGCGCCCGCCGCCGTCGACGAGACGGTTTCCTTCGGCGTCGTGACGGTGAACCTCGCCACCCGGGAACTGACCCGCGACGGTGCCACGACGCTGCTGACCACCGGCGAGTTCGCCCTGCTCAAGGTGCTGGTCGACCACGCGCGCCACCCGATGAGCCGCGACAAGCTGATGGAGCTGGCCCGCGGCCGCGAATACGACGTCTTCGACCGCTCCATCGACGTCCAGATTTCCCGTCTGAGGAAGCTCGTCGAGGACGACCCGGCCAAGCCCCGCTACATTCAAACGGTCTGGGGCTTCGGCTATGTGTTCGTCCCCGACGGGAAGAAGCACGCATGA
- the tsaB gene encoding tRNA (adenosine(37)-N6)-threonylcarbamoyltransferase complex dimerization subunit type 1 TsaB, which translates to MNLLALETSTRRLSVALWRDGDLSERSEDMPNGGSERLLPWVNELLAEAGLRLSDLDGIAFGAGPGGFTGLRLAAGCVQGLAYGLDLPVLGVCTLETLAQQCGEGKVFACLDARMSEVYSAAYVDGIEALPPSVGSAGSVAAPPGGGWTGAGDGFAVHGDALAARLGDSMIACRPDVFPTAAAVARLAAPRFERGEGARGADMAAPLYVRDKVALTTAERLARGGVR; encoded by the coding sequence GTGAACCTCCTTGCCCTCGAAACCTCCACCCGCCGCCTGTCCGTCGCCCTCTGGCGCGACGGCGATCTCTCCGAACGATCGGAGGATATGCCCAACGGCGGTTCCGAGCGGCTCCTGCCCTGGGTGAATGAACTGCTGGCCGAAGCCGGCCTTCGGCTTTCCGATCTCGACGGCATCGCCTTCGGCGCCGGCCCCGGCGGCTTCACCGGCCTGCGCCTGGCCGCCGGCTGCGTCCAGGGCCTGGCCTATGGCCTCGACCTGCCCGTGCTTGGCGTCTGCACCCTGGAGACCCTGGCCCAGCAATGTGGCGAAGGGAAGGTGTTCGCCTGCCTGGACGCCCGCATGAGCGAGGTCTATTCGGCCGCCTATGTCGATGGAATCGAAGCGCTGCCGCCGTCGGTGGGCTCGGCGGGATCGGTGGCAGCGCCGCCGGGCGGGGGCTGGACGGGCGCTGGCGACGGCTTTGCCGTTCATGGCGACGCGCTGGCCGCGAGGCTCGGCGATTCGATGATCGCCTGCCGGCCCGACGTTTTCCCCACGGCGGCGGCCGTCGCCCGGCTGGCCGCCCCGCGCTTCGAACGGGGCGAAGGCGCAAGGGGAGCCGACATGGCCGCGCCGCTCTACGTGCGCGACAAGGTGGCCCTGACGACGGCCGAACGCTTGGCGCGGGGAGGGGTGCGTTGA
- the rimI gene encoding ribosomal protein S18-alanine N-acetyltransferase, with protein MRESDLPDVLAAELRIYPFPWTKGNFADSLKAGYSAWVCREGGELAGYAVMMMAVDEAHLLNISILPERRRRGLGGELLAHLFRIAHGQGAARMLLEVRPSNASGQAFYRRFLFSEIGRRREYYPAHAGREDAIVMAREL; from the coding sequence ATGCGCGAATCCGACCTGCCGGACGTCCTGGCCGCGGAGCTTCGCATTTACCCCTTCCCCTGGACGAAAGGCAATTTCGCCGATTCGCTCAAGGCCGGCTACAGCGCGTGGGTCTGTCGCGAAGGCGGCGAGCTGGCCGGCTACGCGGTGATGATGATGGCGGTCGACGAGGCGCACCTGCTCAATATCAGCATCCTGCCGGAACGCCGACGGCGCGGCCTGGGTGGCGAACTTCTGGCGCACCTCTTCCGGATTGCGCACGGGCAGGGCGCCGCGCGCATGTTGTTGGAAGTGCGCCCGTCCAACGCGTCCGGCCAAGCGTTCTACCGGCGCTTTCTTTTCAGTGAAATCGGACGCCGGCGCGAGTACTACCCCGCGCATGCCGGCCGCGAGGACGCCATCGTGATGGCGAGAGAACTGTGA